From the Magnetococcus sp. PR-3 genome, the window ATGCTCTTCAGACAGTTCTGTCTGGATACTGCCGGCGATCATATTGGCGACCTCACCAAAGCCATCAAAGACATCTTCATTCATCTCTTCGGGCTCTTCCCCTAACAGTCCACCGGTCATGGCCATGGCCACATGTTCGGGCGCGGAGAGGAATAAACCCCCGTTAACAGCGCCTCTGAGCATGATCAGGGCAGAGGTCTCAGCCTCCGGTGGGGCGTAGGTGCCGTCAATATCCTTAGCCA encodes:
- a CDS encoding chemotaxis protein CheX; translation: MDSAISSAVKSGVHDIALTFLAMDVTAGPTMAKDIDGTYAPPEAETSALIMLRGAVNGGLFLSAPEHVAMAMTGGLLGEEPEEMNEDVFDGFGEVANMIAGSIQTELSEEHGEINLSPPEILGQGGTFEADTSSYGHSVRQFFKTPTGPFFVEIFYT